A part of Bacillus thuringiensis genomic DNA contains:
- a CDS encoding NAD(P)H-dependent oxidoreductase yields the protein MKNIFIINGHEKYGTKEGRLNKTLVDYMVTVLNENHHVKTTTIQDGYSIKEEQEKFLWADVIIYQTPIYWFSVPGLFKTYMDEVYEYGLFFKGADEYGTGGLLKEKAYMFSTTWNAPEKAFGDKTKFFEGESLESALSHLHRVQKFLGMSPLKSFACYDVVKHPNIEQYVLNLKDHLDGVIK from the coding sequence ATGAAAAATATATTCATTATAAATGGACATGAAAAATACGGTACAAAGGAAGGCAGATTAAATAAAACGCTAGTTGATTATATGGTAACGGTATTAAACGAGAATCATCATGTGAAAACGACAACGATTCAAGATGGCTATAGTATTAAGGAAGAACAGGAGAAATTTTTATGGGCTGATGTGATAATTTATCAAACACCAATTTACTGGTTTAGTGTTCCGGGTTTATTTAAAACGTATATGGATGAAGTATATGAATACGGTTTGTTCTTTAAAGGAGCTGATGAATATGGAACAGGTGGTTTATTAAAAGAGAAAGCGTATATGTTTTCTACAACTTGGAATGCACCTGAGAAAGCATTTGGGGATAAGACGAAGTTCTTTGAGGGAGAAAGTTTAGAGTCAGCGCTTAGTCATTTACATCGTGTACAGAAGTTTCTTGGCATGAGTCCGTTAAAGAGCTTTGCTTGTTATGATGTGGTGAAACATCCGAATATTGAGCAATATGTATTGAACTTGAAAGATCACTTAGATGGAGTAATTAAATAA
- a CDS encoding general stress protein, with product MKRTLEKRLSYLYTGELFSVITFIFTSYLLNYAYPTLHLYSLYSFWVSFLLLEFILLQGTIYWYVKWKRLKKEKTSATPIRMIQYLKILKKINIALIITGFITFTIGFVIWYPHLPLGGLSFTLFIYIFALLEYINYYHTQLSYDNISDIKHLIKSKKLKQSCISKDFQRIS from the coding sequence ATGAAACGGACCCTAGAAAAAAGACTTTCCTATCTATACACAGGTGAGTTATTTTCAGTCATTACTTTTATTTTCACAAGTTACTTACTTAACTATGCTTATCCTACGTTACATTTATATTCCCTATATTCTTTTTGGGTCTCATTTCTTCTTTTAGAGTTTATCTTATTACAAGGAACAATTTACTGGTACGTAAAGTGGAAACGACTAAAAAAAGAAAAAACATCTGCTACACCTATTAGGATGATTCAATATTTAAAAATACTTAAAAAGATAAATATAGCATTGATTATCACCGGATTTATTACGTTTACTATTGGTTTTGTAATTTGGTATCCCCACTTACCTTTAGGCGGACTATCATTCACTCTATTTATTTATATTTTTGCATTACTTGAGTACATTAACTATTATCATACTCAACTTTCATACGATAACATCTCTGATATTAAACATTTAATCAAATCAAAAAAGCTAAAACAGTCCTGTATAAGTAAAGATTTTCAACGTATTTCATGA
- a CDS encoding MDR family MFS transporter: MGFWSMHRNIKIRIITSFLTRAVSTMIFPFMAIYFSIKLGSAMAGALLLINVIASLVIGLYGGYVGDRLGRKKVMIIGQSIQVISIACMGVANSDYVDSPWLTFVFMLVNSLGSGLMNPATEAMLIDVSTSENRKLMYSINYWAINLSIAIGAIFGGLLFENYRLQLFIGLTVIAVITLYVMAVYMEEVYVARKTVEKKHVLKDMADSYKVVMKDRAFLIFCAASICTLSLEFQINNYLGVRLQKEFETVHFLFGNGFTFDLTGIRMLSWISAENTILVVLCSALLIKMLKSFNDLKILYVGLFIYTIGFTILGTSNSLWILLIAGLFQTVGEMMYVPVRQSIMADMVPNEARGSYMAINGMVFQVAKMNGALGVMLGSFIASWGMSALYFIVGMSSILLFMKAIGREKYEDEREVSQIG; the protein is encoded by the coding sequence ATGGGGTTTTGGAGTATGCATCGAAATATAAAAATTAGAATTATAACTTCGTTTTTAACACGTGCTGTGTCCACGATGATTTTTCCATTTATGGCGATTTATTTTTCAATAAAGTTAGGTAGTGCGATGGCTGGTGCTTTACTACTCATTAATGTCATAGCTTCATTAGTAATTGGCTTATACGGTGGATATGTCGGAGATCGGCTCGGTCGTAAAAAAGTAATGATTATCGGTCAAAGTATACAAGTCATTTCCATTGCTTGTATGGGAGTTGCGAATTCGGATTATGTAGATTCACCGTGGCTAACATTTGTGTTTATGTTAGTTAATAGTTTAGGGTCTGGACTTATGAATCCTGCGACAGAGGCGATGTTAATCGATGTGAGTACATCTGAGAATCGAAAGTTGATGTACAGCATTAACTACTGGGCAATTAATTTATCAATTGCAATTGGAGCGATATTTGGTGGATTACTATTTGAAAACTATAGATTGCAATTGTTTATCGGATTAACAGTTATTGCAGTTATTACTTTATATGTGATGGCTGTATATATGGAAGAAGTGTATGTAGCGAGAAAAACGGTAGAGAAGAAACATGTATTAAAAGATATGGCAGATAGTTATAAAGTCGTGATGAAAGATAGAGCGTTTTTAATTTTTTGTGCAGCAAGTATATGTACATTATCTTTAGAGTTTCAAATTAATAATTATTTAGGGGTACGTTTGCAAAAGGAATTTGAAACGGTACACTTTTTATTCGGGAATGGTTTTACATTTGATTTAACAGGCATTCGCATGCTGAGCTGGATTTCAGCAGAGAATACAATTTTAGTTGTATTATGTTCGGCCCTTCTTATTAAAATGCTGAAAAGCTTCAATGATTTGAAAATCTTATATGTAGGTTTATTCATTTATACGATTGGCTTTACAATACTCGGAACGAGCAATAGCTTATGGATCTTATTAATCGCAGGGCTTTTCCAAACGGTAGGTGAGATGATGTATGTGCCAGTACGTCAATCTATTATGGCAGATATGGTGCCAAATGAGGCAAGAGGTTCATACATGGCGATTAATGGAATGGTCTTTCAAGTGGCAAAAATGAACGGGGCATTAGGTGTTATGCTAGGCTCGTTTATTGCATCTTGGGGTATGAGTGCTCTGTACTTTATCGTTGGTATGAGCAGTATTTTATTATTTATGAAGGCGATTGGGAGAGAGAAGTATGAGGACGAGAGGGAGGTTTCTCAGATTGGATAA
- a CDS encoding ABC transporter permease: MSIESLWSSRFQQHMQNIITYFARMINGLLYSFIFISCVGAYYYAQFLKTSPSKGISLLLITIVLTFIITRCPIRTFIQKPDAVYLLALEEKLTSYFKKSLLYNYIIQLFPLLFTFLILVPLAMQSLQVTVPFLCTIFIVLMITKAWNMYIHWMWRDSHEKNIWFIIRITCNALIIYMLFYSANVLILAGLLLLLAFLLLYTKKQPTKRIPWDYIIEQEEKMDVRFYQFASIFTDVPQLNKQVNKRKWLTNWIEPLLHKKRATFFYLHTLAFLRGNDYFGIYIRLGLIGAFALYLIPNIYVKGAIAYIVLYMISMQLRSLWKYFSGNIIVALYPIDTEKRMNQFLRLIFILLSIQLIIFSIFILIATVQFLHSLIIMGIGLLWIKFIIVPKTKKRISSF; this comes from the coding sequence ATGTCAATTGAATCGCTATGGAGCAGTCGATTCCAACAACATATGCAAAATATCATTACATACTTTGCACGTATGATTAACGGTTTACTATATAGCTTTATCTTTATTTCATGCGTTGGCGCATACTACTATGCTCAGTTTCTAAAAACATCTCCTTCTAAAGGAATATCTTTACTACTCATCACCATTGTACTGACATTCATTATAACGAGATGCCCAATCCGTACATTTATTCAAAAACCTGATGCTGTCTATTTGCTTGCATTAGAAGAGAAACTAACATCTTATTTTAAAAAATCTCTTCTATATAATTACATCATTCAGCTTTTCCCATTATTATTTACGTTCCTGATTCTCGTTCCACTTGCAATGCAATCATTACAAGTAACGGTACCTTTCTTATGTACAATCTTTATCGTTTTAATGATTACGAAAGCTTGGAACATGTACATACATTGGATGTGGCGTGATAGTCATGAAAAAAATATATGGTTCATTATTCGTATTACCTGTAACGCCCTAATCATTTACATGCTGTTTTACTCAGCAAATGTTCTCATATTGGCCGGATTACTCTTACTGCTTGCTTTCCTGCTTCTATATACGAAAAAACAGCCTACAAAACGAATACCGTGGGATTACATAATCGAACAAGAAGAAAAAATGGACGTTCGTTTTTATCAATTTGCTAGCATTTTCACCGATGTTCCGCAACTGAATAAGCAAGTAAATAAAAGAAAATGGCTTACAAATTGGATTGAACCTTTATTACATAAAAAACGAGCAACTTTCTTCTATTTACATACACTGGCATTTTTACGTGGGAATGATTATTTCGGTATATATATTCGCTTAGGGTTGATTGGTGCCTTCGCCTTATATTTGATACCAAACATATACGTAAAAGGTGCTATCGCTTACATCGTCCTATATATGATTTCTATGCAGCTCCGTTCCCTGTGGAAATATTTTTCGGGAAATATTATCGTAGCATTATATCCAATTGATACTGAAAAACGAATGAATCAATTTCTTCGCTTAATCTTTATATTGCTAAGCATTCAACTCATTATATTTTCAATTTTTATCCTCATTGCTACAGTACAATTTTTACATAGCCTTATCATTATGGGTATCGGGTTACTTTGGATCAAATTTATTATTGTACCAAAAACGAAGAAACGGATTTCTTCATTTTAA
- a CDS encoding amino acid permease: MQQKKWGFWVLTAFVVGNMVGAGIFMVPSTLAQTASPLGVTLAWLTTGFGVLMLALVFGNLAIRRPDLTTGPQSHAYALFSSPKKKKMAGFSMVWGYWVANWASNVAIITSFAGYLSLFFPIMKDTRLLFSIGSFDIEVGKLITFTICSILLWGTHIILTNGVSGAGKLNFLATTTKVTGFLLFIVVTLFAFEASKFGQWYTPMIDKSGVSHGLLSQVNLAALTTLWAFIGIESAVLLSNRATSPKTVKRATVAGLLITVAIYLGITILTMGVLHVDKLQASERPLADALNAAMGHGGGKLMALLALTSLFGSILGWILLSSEVPYQAAKEGFFPSFFTKTNKKGSPIYSLRLTNIMSQVFLFSTLSGTIAEAYTFVITVSTLAYLIPYLVSPIFQLKLVATGETYKNEMRARITDGIVAVIALCYALWVIKTGASDIKTFLLGIGLFVIGFAFYPLMNRDQKKNNEKKNEQVA, encoded by the coding sequence ATGCAACAAAAAAAATGGGGCTTTTGGGTACTAACAGCTTTCGTTGTCGGTAATATGGTTGGCGCTGGGATTTTCATGGTGCCAAGTACGTTGGCACAAACAGCAAGCCCTCTCGGTGTCACTTTAGCTTGGTTAACAACAGGGTTTGGTGTTTTAATGCTAGCTCTTGTTTTCGGTAATTTAGCAATTCGTCGTCCTGATTTAACGACAGGACCACAAAGTCATGCATATGCTTTATTCTCATCACCAAAAAAGAAAAAAATGGCTGGTTTCAGTATGGTATGGGGATATTGGGTTGCAAACTGGGCAAGTAACGTTGCCATCATTACATCTTTCGCGGGATATTTATCACTCTTCTTCCCAATTATGAAAGATACACGACTACTATTTTCAATCGGTTCTTTTGACATAGAAGTCGGAAAACTAATTACATTTACGATTTGTTCCATCTTACTTTGGGGAACTCATATTATATTAACAAACGGTGTAAGCGGAGCTGGAAAGCTAAACTTCTTAGCAACAACAACGAAAGTAACTGGATTCCTTTTATTCATCGTCGTTACGTTATTTGCATTCGAAGCTTCTAAGTTTGGACAATGGTACACACCGATGATCGATAAATCAGGTGTATCACACGGCCTTCTTTCCCAAGTAAACTTAGCTGCTCTTACAACGCTTTGGGCATTTATCGGTATTGAATCGGCAGTACTTTTATCAAACCGTGCTACCTCTCCCAAAACAGTAAAACGCGCAACAGTTGCGGGATTACTTATTACAGTTGCGATTTACTTAGGAATTACAATTTTAACAATGGGTGTACTTCACGTTGATAAATTACAAGCTTCTGAACGTCCATTAGCAGACGCATTAAACGCTGCAATGGGTCATGGCGGCGGGAAACTGATGGCATTACTTGCTCTTACTTCCCTATTCGGTTCTATCTTAGGCTGGATTTTATTAAGCTCGGAAGTACCATACCAAGCAGCAAAAGAAGGTTTCTTCCCTTCCTTCTTTACGAAAACAAATAAAAAAGGAAGCCCAATTTATTCATTACGACTAACAAACATTATGTCGCAAGTGTTCTTATTCTCAACACTATCAGGAACAATTGCGGAAGCTTATACATTCGTTATTACCGTATCAACACTGGCCTACCTCATTCCATATCTCGTTTCACCAATCTTCCAGTTAAAACTAGTTGCAACTGGTGAAACATATAAAAATGAAATGCGGGCAAGAATTACAGATGGTATAGTCGCAGTGATCGCACTTTGCTACGCACTATGGGTTATTAAAACCGGCGCATCCGATATAAAAACGTTCCTTCTCGGAATTGGTTTATTCGTAATCGGATTTGCTTTCTATCCATTAATGAATCGTGATCAGAAAAAAAATAACGAAAAGAAAAACGAGCAAGTTGCATAA
- the gapN gene encoding NADP-dependent glyceraldehyde-3-phosphate dehydrogenase: protein MTTSNTYKFYLNGEWRESSSGETIEIPSPYLHEVIGQVQAITRGEVDEAIASAKEAQKSWAEASLQDRAKYLYKWADELVNMQDEIADIIMKEVGKGYKDAKKEVVRTADFIRYTIEEALHMHGESMMGDSFPGGTKSKLAIIQRAPLGVVLAIAPFNYPVNLSAAKLAPALIMGNAVIFKPATQGAISGIKMVEALHKAGLPKGLVNVATGRGSVIGDYLVEHAGINMVSFTGGTNTGKHLAKKAAMIPLVLELGGKDPGIVREDADLQDAANHIVSGAFSYSGQRCTAIKRVLVHENVADELVSLLKAQVAELSVGSPEQDSTIVPLIDDKSADFVQGLVDDAVEKGATIVIGNKRERNLIYPTLIDHVTEEMKVAWEEPFGPILPIIRVSSDEQAIEIANKSEFGLQASVFTKDINKAFAIANKIETGSVQINGRTERGPDHFPFIGVKGSGMGTQGIRKSLESMTREKVTVLNLV, encoded by the coding sequence ATGACAACTAGCAATACGTACAAATTTTATTTAAACGGAGAATGGAGAGAAAGCTCTTCAGGAGAAACAATTGAAATTCCATCTCCATACTTACACGAAGTAATTGGACAAGTACAAGCAATTACTCGCGGAGAAGTAGATGAAGCAATTGCATCTGCAAAAGAAGCTCAAAAATCATGGGCAGAAGCTTCTCTACAAGATCGCGCAAAATACTTATATAAATGGGCTGATGAGCTCGTAAATATGCAAGATGAAATTGCCGATATCATTATGAAAGAAGTCGGTAAAGGATATAAAGATGCGAAGAAAGAAGTTGTTCGTACAGCTGATTTCATTCGTTACACAATTGAAGAAGCTTTACATATGCACGGAGAAAGCATGATGGGCGATAGCTTCCCTGGCGGAACGAAATCTAAACTTGCGATTATCCAACGCGCACCACTTGGTGTTGTATTAGCAATCGCACCATTTAACTACCCAGTAAACTTATCTGCTGCAAAACTTGCACCAGCATTAATTATGGGTAACGCGGTTATTTTCAAACCAGCAACTCAAGGTGCAATTAGCGGTATTAAAATGGTTGAAGCACTTCATAAAGCTGGCCTTCCAAAAGGTCTTGTAAACGTAGCAACCGGACGCGGTTCTGTAATTGGTGACTACTTAGTAGAGCATGCTGGCATCAATATGGTATCGTTCACAGGTGGTACAAACACAGGTAAACATTTAGCGAAAAAAGCTGCAATGATTCCACTTGTATTAGAACTTGGTGGTAAAGACCCTGGTATCGTTCGTGAAGATGCTGACTTACAAGATGCTGCAAACCATATCGTAAGCGGTGCATTCTCTTACTCTGGTCAACGTTGTACAGCTATTAAACGTGTACTGGTACACGAAAACGTAGCGGACGAACTTGTTAGCTTATTAAAAGCGCAAGTAGCTGAGCTATCAGTTGGATCTCCAGAACAAGACAGCACAATCGTTCCATTAATCGACGACAAGTCTGCTGACTTCGTTCAAGGCTTAGTTGATGACGCTGTTGAAAAAGGTGCAACAATTGTTATCGGTAACAAACGTGAGCGTAACTTAATTTACCCAACATTAATCGACCACGTAACAGAAGAAATGAAAGTTGCTTGGGAAGAGCCATTCGGCCCAATCCTTCCAATCATCCGTGTTTCTTCAGATGAGCAAGCAATTGAAATTGCTAACAAATCAGAGTTCGGCTTACAAGCAAGTGTCTTCACAAAAGACATTAACAAAGCATTTGCAATTGCTAACAAAATCGAAACTGGTTCTGTTCAAATTAATGGACGCACAGAGCGCGGCCCTGACCACTTCCCATTCATCGGTGTAAAAGGTTCAGGTATGGGCACACAAGGTATTCGTAAGAGCCTTGAGTCTATGACACGTGAAAAAGTAACTGTATTAAACTTAGTTTAA
- a CDS encoding ABC transporter ATP-binding protein, with product MLSVLLKLKWFFKEHWKRYSIAIGALLIVNIVEVIPPKVLGVTIDNIKTGTLTNEAIMQFILILVGVTVIGYGLTFVWQHQLFGGAFVLEKTMRSKFMGHLLKMTPTFYHKNRTGDLMARATNDLKAIAMTAGFGILTLVDSSLYMLTIVFMMGFTISWELTFAALIPLPIMAYAMNIYGKKLHERFTVAQDAFGDMNDKVLESIAGVRVIRAYVQENADQERFHHLGDDVYEKNMKVARIDALFQPTVKMLVGLSYLIGLVYGAYLVFQSKVTLGELVSFNVYLGMMIWPMFAIGELINVMQRGNASLDRVNETLAYEPDVKDPKNSKFVQEPDYIQFDDVTFSYPSSTETNLKKVSFTLKQGETLGVVGKTGSGKTTLVRQLLRQYPLGDGDIAVSDVTLDNITNENVLGWIGYVPQEHILFSKTARENILFGNREATEEELEKAIEIAAFTKDLEFLPEGLETLVGEKGVSLSGGQKQRISIARAVIQNPEILILDDSLSAVDARTEAAIIDNIRTERSGKTTIITTHRLSAVQHADWILVMDEGEVMEEGTHDQLIKSGGWYAEQFERQQGESESADSGVKI from the coding sequence TTGTTATCAGTATTACTAAAGTTAAAATGGTTTTTTAAAGAGCATTGGAAGAGATATAGTATCGCCATTGGAGCTCTTTTAATTGTAAATATAGTTGAAGTCATTCCCCCGAAAGTGCTAGGGGTTACGATTGATAACATAAAAACAGGAACGTTAACGAATGAAGCGATTATGCAATTTATTCTTATTTTAGTAGGGGTTACGGTAATAGGATATGGTCTTACTTTCGTTTGGCAACATCAATTATTTGGTGGTGCATTCGTACTGGAGAAGACGATGCGCTCTAAATTTATGGGGCATTTACTTAAAATGACACCGACGTTTTATCATAAAAATCGTACTGGTGATTTAATGGCGAGAGCGACAAATGATTTAAAAGCAATCGCTATGACAGCTGGTTTCGGTATATTAACGCTCGTGGATTCGAGTTTATATATGCTTACGATTGTCTTTATGATGGGATTTACAATTAGTTGGGAGCTTACATTTGCGGCACTTATACCGCTTCCGATTATGGCGTATGCGATGAATATATATGGAAAGAAATTGCATGAAAGATTTACAGTTGCGCAAGATGCATTTGGTGATATGAACGATAAGGTACTAGAATCGATCGCCGGTGTGCGTGTTATTCGTGCATACGTACAAGAAAATGCAGATCAAGAAAGATTTCATCATTTAGGAGATGATGTCTACGAAAAAAATATGAAGGTAGCTAGAATTGATGCATTATTCCAGCCAACTGTGAAAATGCTTGTTGGTCTTAGTTATTTAATTGGTTTAGTGTATGGCGCGTATCTTGTATTTCAATCAAAGGTGACACTTGGTGAACTTGTTTCATTTAACGTGTATTTAGGGATGATGATTTGGCCGATGTTTGCAATTGGCGAATTAATTAATGTTATGCAAAGAGGAAATGCGTCACTCGACCGTGTGAATGAAACGTTAGCGTATGAACCGGATGTAAAGGATCCGAAAAATTCAAAGTTTGTACAAGAGCCGGATTATATTCAGTTTGATGACGTTACCTTTTCATATCCTTCATCAACTGAAACAAATTTAAAAAAGGTTTCATTTACATTAAAACAAGGGGAAACGCTTGGGGTTGTTGGAAAAACAGGAAGCGGAAAAACGACGCTCGTACGTCAGCTTCTTCGTCAATATCCGCTTGGAGATGGGGATATTGCAGTCTCTGATGTTACGTTAGATAACATAACGAATGAAAATGTACTCGGGTGGATTGGGTATGTACCTCAGGAACATATTTTGTTCTCAAAAACAGCGAGGGAAAATATTTTATTTGGAAACCGAGAAGCGACGGAAGAAGAACTCGAGAAAGCGATTGAAATCGCGGCGTTTACAAAGGATTTAGAGTTTTTACCAGAAGGGTTAGAAACGCTCGTTGGAGAGAAAGGTGTTTCTTTATCAGGAGGGCAAAAACAAAGGATTTCAATTGCACGAGCTGTTATTCAAAACCCAGAAATTTTAATTTTGGATGATTCTTTATCAGCTGTTGATGCTCGTACGGAAGCAGCGATCATTGACAATATAAGAACAGAAAGAAGCGGAAAGACGACGATTATTACGACGCACCGTTTATCTGCCGTACAACATGCGGATTGGATTCTCGTTATGGATGAAGGTGAAGTAATGGAAGAGGGTACGCATGATCAGCTTATTAAAAGCGGAGGCTGGTATGCTGAGCAGTTTGAAAGACAACAAGGGGAAAGTGAAAGTGCGGATAGTGGGGTGAAAATATGA
- a CDS encoding ABC transporter ATP-binding protein, whose product MSVSKRLFQYAMKVKGTIFAAMLMLFIFVIAELAGPFVAKTMIDDHIVGIEKPWYETEKSEEAVSYNGTFYKRSDRFEQGEKKGKEVRVIQVGFQYYFVPNKVNAEGSRTVKGDMITVQNGKAVQVYKAKALTKEEVFAFYKPEINRLLLLGGGYFALLVVVSLFAYGKQFFLQKAANKIIQIMREDVFSHIQTLPIRYFDHLPAGKIVSRVTNDTEAIRDLYVTVLATFVSSIIYIIGIFAALFLLDVKLATLCLLIIPILIVWAILYRKYASVYNHKMRSRLSDINGTVNESIQGMPIIQAFRQERETKKEFEELNGDYFKYQNKILNLNAATSHNLVSVLRNIAFTGVIWYFGGASLSATGVISLGILYAFVDYLTRLFSPITNMVNQLANLEQSRVASERVFELLEEKGEAVEEERMPRLQGNVKFDNVSFSYNGKDEVLKNISFEAKQGETVALVGHTGSGKSSIMNVLFQFYEFEKGKLTIDGHDVKEMPKQATREHMGIVLQDPFLFSGTVASNVSLENEKISKDRIVKALRDVGAERFANNINEEITEKGSTLSTGERQLISFARALAFDPAILILDEATSSIDTETEAMIQQALEVVKKGRTTFIIAHRLSTIKSADQIIVLDRGTILEKGSHDELMKKRGRYYDMYKTQMEGNQSA is encoded by the coding sequence ATGAGCGTATCAAAACGATTGTTCCAATATGCGATGAAAGTAAAAGGGACGATTTTTGCAGCGATGCTAATGTTATTTATTTTCGTCATCGCAGAGCTTGCTGGTCCTTTCGTCGCGAAAACGATGATTGACGATCATATCGTTGGAATAGAGAAACCTTGGTATGAAACAGAAAAGAGTGAAGAGGCTGTTTCGTATAATGGTACCTTTTATAAGCGAAGTGATCGCTTTGAACAAGGTGAGAAAAAAGGAAAAGAAGTACGCGTGATACAAGTCGGTTTTCAATATTACTTTGTGCCGAATAAAGTGAATGCTGAAGGCTCACGTACTGTAAAAGGTGATATGATTACCGTTCAAAATGGTAAGGCGGTGCAAGTGTATAAAGCGAAAGCATTAACGAAAGAAGAAGTGTTTGCTTTTTATAAACCAGAAATAAACCGTCTATTATTACTTGGCGGTGGCTATTTCGCTTTATTAGTAGTCGTTTCATTATTTGCATACGGAAAGCAATTTTTCTTACAGAAGGCAGCGAACAAAATTATTCAAATTATGAGGGAAGATGTCTTTTCTCATATTCAAACGTTGCCGATTCGGTATTTCGATCATTTACCAGCAGGGAAAATTGTATCGCGTGTCACGAATGATACGGAAGCCATTCGTGATTTATACGTAACGGTACTTGCGACATTCGTCTCTAGTATCATTTATATTATCGGGATATTCGCTGCGCTATTTTTACTCGATGTAAAATTGGCGACGTTATGTTTACTTATTATCCCGATTTTAATCGTTTGGGCAATTCTTTATAGAAAGTATGCGTCTGTATACAATCATAAAATGCGTTCACGTTTATCTGATATTAATGGAACAGTGAATGAATCCATTCAAGGGATGCCAATTATTCAAGCGTTTCGTCAAGAGCGTGAAACGAAAAAAGAGTTTGAAGAATTAAATGGCGATTATTTTAAGTATCAAAATAAAATTTTGAATTTAAATGCAGCAACTTCTCATAACTTAGTTTCTGTATTAAGGAATATCGCTTTCACAGGTGTGATTTGGTATTTCGGTGGTGCTTCATTAAGTGCTACAGGCGTCATTTCTCTAGGGATACTGTATGCGTTCGTTGATTATTTAACACGATTGTTCTCACCGATTACAAATATGGTAAATCAGCTTGCTAATTTAGAACAATCGCGTGTTGCATCAGAGCGTGTTTTTGAATTGCTAGAGGAAAAAGGGGAAGCGGTAGAAGAAGAACGTATGCCTCGCTTACAAGGAAATGTGAAGTTTGATAATGTATCGTTTTCTTATAATGGAAAAGATGAAGTGTTAAAAAATATTTCTTTTGAAGCAAAGCAAGGCGAGACAGTAGCGCTTGTCGGTCATACGGGATCAGGAAAAAGCTCCATTATGAATGTACTCTTTCAGTTTTATGAGTTTGAAAAAGGAAAGCTTACGATTGACGGTCACGACGTAAAAGAGATGCCGAAACAAGCAACGCGTGAACATATGGGAATCGTACTGCAAGATCCGTTTTTATTTAGCGGGACAGTGGCATCTAATGTTAGCTTAGAGAACGAAAAAATTTCAAAAGATCGCATCGTAAAAGCATTGCGTGATGTTGGTGCGGAACGGTTTGCGAACAATATAAATGAAGAAATTACAGAAAAGGGAAGTACGCTTTCCACTGGAGAACGTCAGCTTATTTCGTTTGCTAGGGCACTCGCTTTTGATCCAGCCATTTTAATTTTAGATGAAGCAACGTCTAGTATTGATACAGAGACAGAAGCGATGATTCAACAAGCGCTAGAAGTTGTGAAAAAAGGAAGAACGACATTTATTATCGCTCACCGACTTTCAACAATTAAAAGCGCAGATCAAATTATTGTGCTTGATAGAGGAACGATTTTAGAAAAAGGCTCTCATGATGAACTAATGAAAAAGCGCGGGCGTTATTACGATATGTACAAAACGCAAATGGAAGGAAACCAGAGTGCTTAA